In the genome of Deltaproteobacteria bacterium, the window ACGAATTGAATGAAGCCGAACGGCGCAAGATCACGCTGGTGATCAATTTGGATTCGTTGGTTGGCGGTTCAAAACTGACAGCGCTAACGAGCGAGTTCGAAGAGCTAAACGCTTTTGTTGACCACTGCGCGCGCAAGAGCGGCACATCGATCGCAACTCATCCACCGATGATGGCCAACTCCGATCATTACAACTTCGCCCGACACGGTATTCCGGCACTGCGGCTGGTTTCGGGTTTCAACGAGCCGGATTCGGATTTGGGTTATTTGCTCACTGCGGGAGACACATTGGACCGGATCAATAAAGACCAATTAACCGCGGCAACCAAAATCGCAGCCAGCATGGTGCATGAAGCCTGTACGCACCAAGGGATCATCGCGCGGCACAAGGAAAAAAAAGCGCGGGTCTAAGACCCGCCCCTACATCTGAATTATTTTTTGCGCTTTTTGCGTCTTTTGCGGCCATTCTCCGATCCGAATCGGATCTTACTTTACGTTCCTTGCGCACTTTGCGGTTAAATCCTTCCGAGTCCCGGGCGCGATGAATCGCGCCCCTACATCCGGATTATTTTGCGCCTTCTGCGCTTTTTGCGGTTAATTTCCGAATCCGAGCGCGCAACCCGCGCCTTTGTGCCCTTTGTGGTTAATTCCTAATTGTATTTCTTCAAGATCTCACGTGCGATGACCATGCGCATGACTTCCGACGCGCCTTCGGTGATCAGCCGGCTGCGCTGGTCGACGAACCATTTCGCTAACGGCAAGTCCAACGTCAAACCAATGCCGCCGTGAATTTGCAGGACGCGGTCAACAACCCGGAATGACATCTCGTCGGCGAACAGTTTCGCCATGTAGGCTTCTTGGCGAATGTCCTGCTTCTGGTCGTTTTTCCACGCCGCTTGGTAGACCATCAGACGCGCGGCGTGTAGCTCGACGTACGAATCGGCGAGCTTAAACGTAATGCCCTGCCGTTCCGATAACGGTTTACCGAACGTGATGCGCTCTTTCGAGTAGCGAGCGCCCATCTCAATGCAGCGCTCGGCGACACCCAGCGCACGCGCGCCGTGCTTCAAGCGGCCGATGCCCAGCCATTTTTGCGCCAGACGAAAGCCGTCGCCTTCTTTACCGACAAGGTTCTCAGCCGGTATTTTCATGTCGTCGAAGGTGATGTGCCAAGGCTCCTCGCCCATCATGGTTTTGTAACGCGTGACAAGATTCAGCCCCGGCGTTTTCATGTCGACCATGAAACAAGAAATGCCGCCGTGCGAACCCTTGGCCGGATCGGTCACCGCCATCAACTGACCGAAGTCGGCATCGCCGGCACCGGTGATAAACCGCTTGGTGCCGTTGATGACGTAGTGATCTCCTTGCCGTACCGCGCGGGTTTTCATCGAGCCGGGGTCGGAGCCGGCATCCGGCTCGGTCTGCATGAAGCAAAGCTTCTTTTCGCCCGCCAGCACCGGGTCCATGAAACGTTTCTTCTGCTCGGGATTGAGCGCGTAGAGGATCGGCCGCACCTCCGGGCCGAAGATGCCCTGGCCGCGCGACGGCAGCGCCACGGTGCGCGACAACTCTTCCCAAACCAAAACTTGCGCCAAACTACCGAGCCCGCCGCCGCCGAATTCCTCCGGCACGTCGAACATCCACAACCCCATCTCCCTGGTTTTCTTTTCTAGCTTCTCGCGGATGTCCTTCTTCAACTCCATGTTCTCGATCGTGTGCATCTCGATCGGGATCAATTCCTTATCGACGAACTTCCGCACCGTGTCTTTGAGCATCTGCAATTCATCGGGCAAATTAAAATCCATCTTGAACCTCCATTTTGGATTTTAGCTTTTGGATTTTCGATTATCGGATCAGACGCTCAGATCACCCGACTCCGATTCCGACAATCCAAAATTGTCTTAGTTCTTGTCGACCTTGTACGATCCCAACCCCGGCCGGTATTCCTTGCGAGCAAACTGCTGCAAGCCCGGGCGTCCGCCGATGGCGGCTTTCGCCTTATCGGAGATCAAGCCAGAGATTTCGTAGGCGACTTCCGGGTTCGAATAGAACGTGTAGTACCAGGCTTCTTTAACAGCGTTGAGCGCCGACGGCGCTTTTTCCTTGAGATTGTTGGCGATTTCCATCACCTCTTTGTCGAGGTCGGCGCGCGGCACGGCTTTGGTGATGAGGCCGATGCGTTCGGCTTCTTTGGCCGTCAGAGTCTTGCCGGTGAGCGCATAATAGAGACCATGTTTCGGCTGCAGGTGTTCGGTCAAAACGATGGTCACTTCGCCGCCGGGGAAATGGCCAAAGTTCACTTCCGACAAACCCATTTGCACGTCGTCCGCGGCGATCGCGATGTCACAGCCGGTCACCACGGTGAAACCGCCGCCGAACACCCAACCGTTGATTTTGGCGATCACGGGTTGCGGCATTTTGCGCAATATTTCGTTTCGCCATTGGCGCGATTTCTCACGGACTTCATCGCGCACGCGGTCGGGCTGGGAGTCCATTTCAATAAAATATTGCTTCAAGTCCTGGCCGGCGCAGAAGCTCTCGCCGGCACCGGTGATGATGATGACGCGGGTGTCTTTGTCGTAGCGCAGGTCGGTCAAGCAATCGTACATGTCGCGGTGCAGCTGCGGGCTCATCGCGTTGCGCTTCTCCGGCCGATTGAGCGTGATCGTCGTCACGCCATCTTTCTTATCGACTAATAGGGTTTGATAGTTGGCCACGGCACTTCCTCCTAAAATGTTTGTAAACTCCTCAAGGTCCTACTCTAGTCGCGCGCAACGTGCAAGAAGAATGGCGACCAACCGGTCAACCCTAAAAAACCTGGCGATTGTCGCTGCTCAGCGCTTTACGACCACGTCGCGCAGCAACTTTTTCCAACGCTCTTCGTTGCGCTCGTACTGCTCAAAGGTGCCGCCCTTCTCGGGGTACCAGCGCTTGAAGCCGTAATCCTTCGTCGGCGTAGCGAAGCGGAAGCGCTCTTCCATGATCTTTTGCCCCTCGGGGCTTAGCAGGAAATCCGCCAGCAACACGGCACCATTGGGATTGGCCGCCACCAGCGGCAGTGCTACGCCACCCGCGTTGGTCGGATTCAAGTCCAGCGGCACCCACTCAGTCGGCGCGCCTTTCGGCTTCGCAGCCAGCACATGATTGCGAAAAATCGAGATCGACATCGGCATTTCGCCTGCCGCCATGAGCTCGTGGATCGCGCCGCCCGAAATCATGTGCATCTTCATCTCGATCAATCTTAACTGTTTAGCAAACTCTTCACCCTTCGCTCGGATCACCGCACCGATAAACCGCACCCCGGTGGAGTCACCGCTGACGCCGATCTTGCCCTTGTTCTCGGGCTTGACCAGATCGGCAAAACTCTTAGGGACCTCGTTGGCTTTGATCAGATTGCGGTTGTAGCCCAGGCTAATGATCGACTCGCGATCGGTGGTCCAGAGCACCCGGTCCTTGTCCGCCTCTTCCTTGGAGTCAGCTGGGTAATTGACCAGGTATGGCGAAAAATAAGGCGTCAGCAGCTTGCTATCGCGCAAGACCATCAGGGTCGGCGGCGTAGTCTCGTAAATATCCGCGAGATTTTTCTTGGCCTGCACCTCGGAGAGAATCCGGCGCGTCAAATCGTTGCCGCTGGCGCGGTACGTCTCCAGCTTGACGCCTGGATACTTCGCTTCAAAGACATTGGCGATGTCCCGATGCGCAGTCAGACTGGTGTACCAAACGAGCCTGCCTTCTTTCTTTGCGCCCGCGAAGAGCATCTGCTCGCGGTCGGCGCCGCGGTAATTGGCCAATTCAGCGAGAGACTTGCTTTGCGCATTGAGCCACGACGGCGCCCCCAATAACGCAACCAAACCGAGAATCCCCGCGTACGTTCGCATTCCGATCTCCTTACTCCTCACTATTCACTCCTTACTACTTCATTACTTCCTGGTAATTTCCTGCAGCAGCTTCTTCCAGCGCTCCTCCGCCTTCTCATACTGCTCCAACGTCTTGCCCTGTTCCGGGTACCAGCGCTTAAAACCGTAATTCTTGGTCGGCACGGCAAAGCGGAATTTTTCCTCGTAAATCTTTTGCCCTTCAGGACTCAACAAAAAGTCGATGAACAACAAAGCCGCGTGCGGGCTATTACTCGCCGCGGGCAGGCCAATGCTGCCAGCGTTGGCCGGGCTCAAATCCAGCGGCACCCACTCGGTCGGTGCGCCTTTGACTTTGCCGGCCAACACGTGATTGCGAAAGATCGAAATCGACATATGCATCTCGCCGGCGGCCATCAGCTCATGCATCGCCCCGCCGGAGATCATATGCGCTTTAATATCCAAACTCCGGAGATTTCTGACGAACTCTTCGCCTTTCGCCGCGACCATCGCACCGATAAAGCGCACGCCGGTGGTATCGCCGCTGACACCGATTTTGCCCTTGTTTTCCGGCTTGGCGAAGTCAGCAAAAGTCTTTGGCACCTCTCCGGCTTTCATCATGTTGCGGTTGTAACCAAGGCCGACGATCGACTCGCGATCGGTGGTCCAGAACACACGCGTCTTATCCGCTTCCTCTTTGGAGTCGTCGGGATAATTGCCGAGGTGCGGCGAATAATACGGCGCAAGCAGCTTGTGCTCG includes:
- a CDS encoding extracellular solute-binding protein; translation: MRTYAGILGLVALLGAPSWLNAQSKSLAELANYRGADREQMLFAGAKKEGRLVWYTSLTAHRDIANVFEAKYPGVKLETYRASGNDLTRRILSEVQAKKNLADIYETTPPTLMVLRDSKLLTPYFSPYLVNYPADSKEEADKDRVLWTTDRESIISLGYNRNLIKANEVPKSFADLVKPENKGKIGVSGDSTGVRFIGAVIRAKGEEFAKQLRLIEMKMHMISGGAIHELMAAGEMPMSISIFRNHVLAAKPKGAPTEWVPLDLNPTNAGGVALPLVAANPNGAVLLADFLLSPEGQKIMEERFRFATPTKDYGFKRWYPEKGGTFEQYERNEERWKKLLRDVVVKR
- a CDS encoding p-hydroxycinnamoyl CoA hydratase/lyase: MLGGSAVANYQTLLVDKKDGVTTITLNRPEKRNAMSPQLHRDMYDCLTDLRYDKDTRVIIITGAGESFCAGQDLKQYFIEMDSQPDRVRDEVREKSRQWRNEILRKMPQPVIAKINGWVFGGGFTVVTGCDIAIAADDVQMGLSEVNFGHFPGGEVTIVLTEHLQPKHGLYYALTGKTLTAKEAERIGLITKAVPRADLDKEVMEIANNLKEKAPSALNAVKEAWYYTFYSNPEVAYEISGLISDKAKAAIGGRPGLQQFARKEYRPGLGSYKVDKN
- a CDS encoding acyl-CoA dehydrogenase, whose translation is MDFNLPDELQMLKDTVRKFVDKELIPIEMHTIENMELKKDIREKLEKKTREMGLWMFDVPEEFGGGGLGSLAQVLVWEELSRTVALPSRGQGIFGPEVRPILYALNPEQKKRFMDPVLAGEKKLCFMQTEPDAGSDPGSMKTRAVRQGDHYVINGTKRFITGAGDADFGQLMAVTDPAKGSHGGISCFMVDMKTPGLNLVTRYKTMMGEEPWHITFDDMKIPAENLVGKEGDGFRLAQKWLGIGRLKHGARALGVAERCIEMGARYSKERITFGKPLSERQGITFKLADSYVELHAARLMVYQAAWKNDQKQDIRQEAYMAKLFADEMSFRVVDRVLQIHGGIGLTLDLPLAKWFVDQRSRLITEGASEVMRMVIAREILKKYN
- a CDS encoding extracellular solute-binding protein, coding for MLPRGGKILGVERMRSRSLLAACLFFCVSSSASAQTRSVADLANYRGADREQMLLTGAKKEGKLTWYTSLTAHRDIANVFEAKYSGVKVETYRAAPNDLTRRMLSEAQSKRNIADLLETTPTTLMIMREHKLLAPYYSPHLGNYPDDSKEEADKTRVFWTTDRESIVGLGYNRNMMKAGEVPKTFADFAKPENKGKIGVSGDTTGVRFIGAMVAAKGEEFVRNLRSLDIKAHMISGGAMHELMAAGEMHMSISIFRNHVLAGKVKGAPTEWVPLDLSPANAGSIGLPAASNSPHAALLFIDFLLSPEGQKIYEEKFRFAVPTKNYGFKRWYPEQGKTLEQYEKAEERWKKLLQEITRK